A part of Salmo trutta chromosome 15, fSalTru1.1, whole genome shotgun sequence genomic DNA contains:
- the LOC115149052 gene encoding plastin-3 isoform X2: MAGKISSKDELEELREAFGKVDLDGNGSICDYELHELFKEANLPLPGYKVREIIQKLDRNKDNEISFDEFVSIFQELKSSDIAKSFRKAINRKEGILAIGGTSTQSSEGTQHSFSEEERYAFVNWINTALENDPDCKHALPMDPNSDSLFKALGDGIVLCKMINLSVPDTIDERTINKTKLTPFTIQENLNLALNSASAIGCHVVNIGALDLREGKPHLVLGLLWQIIKIGLFADIELSRNEALAALLRDGETLEDLMKLSPEELLLRWANFHLENAGWEKISNFSLDIKDSRAYFHLLIQISPKCTDEDQPHTDISMAGFSEKDDLKRAENMLQQADRLDCRQFVTPADVVSGNPKLNLAFVANLFNKYPALTKPEGEGIDWGLLEGETREEGTFRNWMNSLGVNPHVNHLYGDLADALVILQLYEKIKVPVDWANKVNKPPYPKIGTNMKKLENCNYAVDLGKRTAKFSLVGIGGQDLNDGNATLTLALLWQLMRRYTLNVLEDLGDGQMANDDIIVKWVNTTLSEAGKTTKISSFKDKEISTSLPVVDLIDAIQPGSISYDLVKTGSLAAEDKLGNAK, from the exons ATGGCAGGAAAGATTAGCTCCAAAGATGAACTGGAGGAACTGAGAGAGGCATTTGGCAAAGTTG ACCTCGATGGCAATGGCTCCATCTGCGACTACGAGCTCCATGAGTTGTTCAAGGAGGCAAACCTTCCCCTGCCTGGCTACAAAGTCAGGGAGATCATCCAGAAGCTGGATCGCAACAAGGACAACGAGATCAGCTTTGACGAGTTTGTATCA ATATTCCAGGAGTTGAAGAGCAGTGACATTGCCAAAAGCTTTCGGAAGGCCATTAACAGGAAGGAGGGGATCCTGGCCATAGGCGGGACATCTACGCAGTCCAGCGAGGGAACACAACACTCGTTCTCTG AGGAGGAACGGTACGCGTTTGTCAACTGGATCAACACAGCGCTGGAGAATGACCCTGACTGCAAGCACGCCCTGCCCATGGACCCCAACTCAGACTCCCTCTTCAAGGCCCTGGGCGACGGCATCGTTCTCTG TAAAATGATCAACTTGTCGGTGCCAGACACGATTGATGAGAGGACCATAAACAAGACAAAACTGACACCGTTCACAATACAG GAGAATCTGAACCTTGCTCTGAACTCTGCCTCTGCCATTGGTTGCCACGTGGTGAACATCGGGGCTCTGGACCTTAGGGAGGGGAAGCCCCACCTGGTGCTGGGCCTGCTGTGGCAAATCATCAAGATCGGCCTGTTCGCTGACATTGAGCTCAGTAGGAATGAAG CCCTGGCTGCTCtgctgagggatggagagacccTGGAGGACTTGATGAAGCTGTCTCCAGAGGAGCTGCTGTTGCGCTGGGCTAACTTCCACCTGGAGAACGCTGGCTGGGAGAAAATCAGTAACTTCAGCTTGGACATCAAG GACTCCAGAGCCTATTTCCACCTCCTCATCCAAATCTCCCCCAAATGCACAGACGAAGATCAGCCACACACAGACATCAGCATGGCAGGCTTCAGT GAGAAGGATGACCTGAAGAGGGCAGAGAACATGCTTCAGCAGGCTGACAGGCTGGACTGTCGCCAGTTTGTCACCCCAGCTGACGTAGTCTCTGGCAACCCCAAACTCAACTTGGCCTTTGTGGCCAATCTCTTCAACAAGTACCCAGCTCTCACCAAGCCTGAGGGAGAGGGCATTGACTGGGGCCTGCTGGAAG GTGAGACACGAGAAGAGGGAACATTCCGGAACTGGATGAATTCCCTGGGTGTGAACCCACATGTCAATCATCTGTATGG AGACCTAGCAGATGCCTTGGTCATCCTTCAGCTTTATGAAAAGATAAAAGTACCTGTCGACTGGGCCAACAAAGTCAACAAGCCACCATATCCCAAGATTGGGACAAACATGAAAAAG TTGGAGAACTGCAACTATGCAGTGGATCTGGGGAAGAGGACGGCCAAGTTTTCTCTGGTTGGCATCGGTGGGCAGGACCTGAACGATGGCAACGCCACCCTGACGCTGGCTCTGCTGTGGCAGCTCATGAGGAG ATATACTCTGAATGTACTAGAGGACTTGGGAGATGGCCAGATGGCTAATGATGACATCATTGTCAAATGGGTCAATACAACCTTGTCGGAGGCGGGAAAAACAACCAAGATCTCAAGCTTCAAG GACAAGGAGATCAGCACCAGTTTACCAGTGGTGGACCTGATTGATGCCATCCAACCTGGCAGCATCAGCTATGACCTGGTCAAGACTGGCAGCCTAGCAGCTGAGGACAAGCTGGGGAATGCCAAGTAA
- the LOC115149052 gene encoding plastin-3 isoform X1 produces MAGKISSKDELEELREAFGKVDLDGNGSICDYELHELFKEANLPLPGYKVREIIQKLDRNKDNEISFDEFVSIFQELKSSDIAKSFRKAINRKEGILAIGGTSTQSSEGTQHSFSEEERYAFVNWINTALENDPDCKHALPMDPNSDSLFKALGDGIVLCKMINLSVPDTIDERTINKTKLTPFTIQENLNLALNSASAIGCHVVNIGALDLREGKPHLVLGLLWQIIKIGLFADIELSRNEALAALLRDGETLEDLMKLSPEELLLRWANFHLENAGWEKISNFSLDIKDSRAYFHLLIQISPKCTDEDQPHTDISMAGFSEKDDLKRAENMLQQADRLDCRQFVTPADVVSGNPKLNLAFVANLFNKYPALTKPEGEGIDWGLLEGETREEGTFRNWMNSLGVNPHVNHLYGDLADALVILQLYEKIKVPVDWANKVNKPPYPKIGTNMKKLENCNYAVDLGKRTAKFSLVGIGGQDLNDGNATLTLALLWQLMRRYTLNVLEDLGDGQMANDDIIVKWVNTTLSEAGKTTKISSFKDKEISTSLPVVDLIDAIQPGSISYDLVKTGSLAAEDKLGNAKYAISMARKIGVCVYALPDDLVEVKPKMVMTVFACLMGRAMKWP; encoded by the exons ATGGCAGGAAAGATTAGCTCCAAAGATGAACTGGAGGAACTGAGAGAGGCATTTGGCAAAGTTG ACCTCGATGGCAATGGCTCCATCTGCGACTACGAGCTCCATGAGTTGTTCAAGGAGGCAAACCTTCCCCTGCCTGGCTACAAAGTCAGGGAGATCATCCAGAAGCTGGATCGCAACAAGGACAACGAGATCAGCTTTGACGAGTTTGTATCA ATATTCCAGGAGTTGAAGAGCAGTGACATTGCCAAAAGCTTTCGGAAGGCCATTAACAGGAAGGAGGGGATCCTGGCCATAGGCGGGACATCTACGCAGTCCAGCGAGGGAACACAACACTCGTTCTCTG AGGAGGAACGGTACGCGTTTGTCAACTGGATCAACACAGCGCTGGAGAATGACCCTGACTGCAAGCACGCCCTGCCCATGGACCCCAACTCAGACTCCCTCTTCAAGGCCCTGGGCGACGGCATCGTTCTCTG TAAAATGATCAACTTGTCGGTGCCAGACACGATTGATGAGAGGACCATAAACAAGACAAAACTGACACCGTTCACAATACAG GAGAATCTGAACCTTGCTCTGAACTCTGCCTCTGCCATTGGTTGCCACGTGGTGAACATCGGGGCTCTGGACCTTAGGGAGGGGAAGCCCCACCTGGTGCTGGGCCTGCTGTGGCAAATCATCAAGATCGGCCTGTTCGCTGACATTGAGCTCAGTAGGAATGAAG CCCTGGCTGCTCtgctgagggatggagagacccTGGAGGACTTGATGAAGCTGTCTCCAGAGGAGCTGCTGTTGCGCTGGGCTAACTTCCACCTGGAGAACGCTGGCTGGGAGAAAATCAGTAACTTCAGCTTGGACATCAAG GACTCCAGAGCCTATTTCCACCTCCTCATCCAAATCTCCCCCAAATGCACAGACGAAGATCAGCCACACACAGACATCAGCATGGCAGGCTTCAGT GAGAAGGATGACCTGAAGAGGGCAGAGAACATGCTTCAGCAGGCTGACAGGCTGGACTGTCGCCAGTTTGTCACCCCAGCTGACGTAGTCTCTGGCAACCCCAAACTCAACTTGGCCTTTGTGGCCAATCTCTTCAACAAGTACCCAGCTCTCACCAAGCCTGAGGGAGAGGGCATTGACTGGGGCCTGCTGGAAG GTGAGACACGAGAAGAGGGAACATTCCGGAACTGGATGAATTCCCTGGGTGTGAACCCACATGTCAATCATCTGTATGG AGACCTAGCAGATGCCTTGGTCATCCTTCAGCTTTATGAAAAGATAAAAGTACCTGTCGACTGGGCCAACAAAGTCAACAAGCCACCATATCCCAAGATTGGGACAAACATGAAAAAG TTGGAGAACTGCAACTATGCAGTGGATCTGGGGAAGAGGACGGCCAAGTTTTCTCTGGTTGGCATCGGTGGGCAGGACCTGAACGATGGCAACGCCACCCTGACGCTGGCTCTGCTGTGGCAGCTCATGAGGAG ATATACTCTGAATGTACTAGAGGACTTGGGAGATGGCCAGATGGCTAATGATGACATCATTGTCAAATGGGTCAATACAACCTTGTCGGAGGCGGGAAAAACAACCAAGATCTCAAGCTTCAAG GACAAGGAGATCAGCACCAGTTTACCAGTGGTGGACCTGATTGATGCCATCCAACCTGGCAGCATCAGCTATGACCTGGTCAAGACTGGCAGCCTAGCAGCTGAGGACAAGCTGGGGAATGCCAA
- the LOC115149052 gene encoding plastin-3 isoform X3 produces MMEATGERASVSRSPFHQIFQELKSSDIAKSFRKAINRKEGILAIGGTSTQSSEGTQHSFSEEERYAFVNWINTALENDPDCKHALPMDPNSDSLFKALGDGIVLCKMINLSVPDTIDERTINKTKLTPFTIQENLNLALNSASAIGCHVVNIGALDLREGKPHLVLGLLWQIIKIGLFADIELSRNEALAALLRDGETLEDLMKLSPEELLLRWANFHLENAGWEKISNFSLDIKDSRAYFHLLIQISPKCTDEDQPHTDISMAGFSEKDDLKRAENMLQQADRLDCRQFVTPADVVSGNPKLNLAFVANLFNKYPALTKPEGEGIDWGLLEGETREEGTFRNWMNSLGVNPHVNHLYGDLADALVILQLYEKIKVPVDWANKVNKPPYPKIGTNMKKLENCNYAVDLGKRTAKFSLVGIGGQDLNDGNATLTLALLWQLMRRYTLNVLEDLGDGQMANDDIIVKWVNTTLSEAGKTTKISSFKDKEISTSLPVVDLIDAIQPGSISYDLVKTGSLAAEDKLGNAKYAISMARKIGVCVYALPDDLVEVKPKMVMTVFACLMGRAMKWP; encoded by the exons atgatggaggcaacggGGGAAAGAGCCTCAGTTTCAcgaagtcccttccaccag ATATTCCAGGAGTTGAAGAGCAGTGACATTGCCAAAAGCTTTCGGAAGGCCATTAACAGGAAGGAGGGGATCCTGGCCATAGGCGGGACATCTACGCAGTCCAGCGAGGGAACACAACACTCGTTCTCTG AGGAGGAACGGTACGCGTTTGTCAACTGGATCAACACAGCGCTGGAGAATGACCCTGACTGCAAGCACGCCCTGCCCATGGACCCCAACTCAGACTCCCTCTTCAAGGCCCTGGGCGACGGCATCGTTCTCTG TAAAATGATCAACTTGTCGGTGCCAGACACGATTGATGAGAGGACCATAAACAAGACAAAACTGACACCGTTCACAATACAG GAGAATCTGAACCTTGCTCTGAACTCTGCCTCTGCCATTGGTTGCCACGTGGTGAACATCGGGGCTCTGGACCTTAGGGAGGGGAAGCCCCACCTGGTGCTGGGCCTGCTGTGGCAAATCATCAAGATCGGCCTGTTCGCTGACATTGAGCTCAGTAGGAATGAAG CCCTGGCTGCTCtgctgagggatggagagacccTGGAGGACTTGATGAAGCTGTCTCCAGAGGAGCTGCTGTTGCGCTGGGCTAACTTCCACCTGGAGAACGCTGGCTGGGAGAAAATCAGTAACTTCAGCTTGGACATCAAG GACTCCAGAGCCTATTTCCACCTCCTCATCCAAATCTCCCCCAAATGCACAGACGAAGATCAGCCACACACAGACATCAGCATGGCAGGCTTCAGT GAGAAGGATGACCTGAAGAGGGCAGAGAACATGCTTCAGCAGGCTGACAGGCTGGACTGTCGCCAGTTTGTCACCCCAGCTGACGTAGTCTCTGGCAACCCCAAACTCAACTTGGCCTTTGTGGCCAATCTCTTCAACAAGTACCCAGCTCTCACCAAGCCTGAGGGAGAGGGCATTGACTGGGGCCTGCTGGAAG GTGAGACACGAGAAGAGGGAACATTCCGGAACTGGATGAATTCCCTGGGTGTGAACCCACATGTCAATCATCTGTATGG AGACCTAGCAGATGCCTTGGTCATCCTTCAGCTTTATGAAAAGATAAAAGTACCTGTCGACTGGGCCAACAAAGTCAACAAGCCACCATATCCCAAGATTGGGACAAACATGAAAAAG TTGGAGAACTGCAACTATGCAGTGGATCTGGGGAAGAGGACGGCCAAGTTTTCTCTGGTTGGCATCGGTGGGCAGGACCTGAACGATGGCAACGCCACCCTGACGCTGGCTCTGCTGTGGCAGCTCATGAGGAG ATATACTCTGAATGTACTAGAGGACTTGGGAGATGGCCAGATGGCTAATGATGACATCATTGTCAAATGGGTCAATACAACCTTGTCGGAGGCGGGAAAAACAACCAAGATCTCAAGCTTCAAG GACAAGGAGATCAGCACCAGTTTACCAGTGGTGGACCTGATTGATGCCATCCAACCTGGCAGCATCAGCTATGACCTGGTCAAGACTGGCAGCCTAGCAGCTGAGGACAAGCTGGGGAATGCCAA